A region of the Candidatus Neomarinimicrobiota bacterium genome:
CGAAAATCCCGCCACCACCTATACCGCCGCCGTAGCCCTTTGGATGGCCATCTGGTGGCTCACCGAAGCGGTGCCGCTGGCAGCCACGGCCATTTTGCCGGTGGTAGTGTTCCCGATTCTCAAAGTCATGCCCGGCAGCGAGGTGGCCAGCCTTTATTTCAACAACGTTATCTTCTTATTCCTCGGTGGCTTTATTGTGGCGCTGGCCATGGAACGCTGGCAGCTGCACCGCCGCTTGGCCTTGAGTATCATCGCCGGCCTGGGGGGGAGCCCACGAAGACTCCTGTTGGGATTCATGGTGGCTACAGCCTTCCTGTCCATGTGGATATCCAATACAGCCACCACCATGATGATGGTACCTATCGCCATGGGGGCTCTGGCCCGCCTGGATACAGCCAACGACAACCAGTCCCCGCGCCTGGCAGTAGCATTGCTGCTGGGCATCGCCTATGCGGCTTCTATCGGCGGAATCGCCACCCTCATAGGTACGCCGCCCAACCTGGCCTTCGTCAGGATTTATGCCCTCACCTTTCCCGAGGCACCGGAAATCTCCTTCACCGGTTGGTTCACCCTGGCTTTTCCCATTAGTGTGATTTTCCTGGCCCTGACCTGGGGTGGGCTGTCTACCTGGGCCAGCAGGCGGACAACGGCCAGGATTGACCGTAAACTGTTTTCTGAGGAGCTGGCGCAGCTGGGACCCATGAGCCGCGAAGAGAAGCTGGTCCTGGTCCATTTTGTGGTGCTGGCCCTTTTATGGCTCAGTCGCGGAGATATTGCTCTGGGGACCTTCACCGTCCCCGGTTGGGGTTCGCTGCTGGGATTGTCAGGCTATGTGGACGATGGCACCGTGGCCGTAGCGATAGCCACCTCGCTGTTCTTCTTCCACTCCGACCGTAGTCCGTCCGGCCGCCTGATGGACTGGC
Encoded here:
- a CDS encoding DASS family sodium-coupled anion symporter, translated to ENPATTYTAAVALWMAIWWLTEAVPLAATAILPVVVFPILKVMPGSEVASLYFNNVIFLFLGGFIVALAMERWQLHRRLALSIIAGLGGSPRRLLLGFMVATAFLSMWISNTATTMMMVPIAMGALARLDTANDNQSPRLAVALLLGIAYAASIGGIATLIGTPPNLAFVRIYALTFPEAPEISFTGWFTLAFPISVIFLALTWGGLSTWASRRTTARIDRKLFSEELAQLGPMSREEKLVLVHFVVLALLWLSRGDIALGTFTVPGWGSLLGLSGYVDDGTVAVAIATSLFFFHSDRSPSGRLMDWQTARKLPWHIILLFGGGFALARGFTESGLSHWVGANMVGLSSLPPLLIVAAICLAVTFLTELTSNTATAQVILPVLAAVAIDINMHPLMLMVPATISASCAFMMPIATPPNAIIFGTDRLTIPQMAKAGVILNFTGVVIITAALFILGGVLIP